The following are encoded in a window of Solidesulfovibrio magneticus RS-1 genomic DNA:
- a CDS encoding bifunctional glycosyltransferase/CDP-glycerol:glycerophosphate glycerophosphotransferase, producing the protein MTAVTVVVPVYNAEMWIPRFIDCMQRQVFKDFEVLMIDDGSTDNSVALMLNIASIDSRFKIIQLPDNRGCGEARNIGIASAKGETLCFADPDDFLPENSLEVRYAAYKKHRAVVRACHHEVMDDGTIRNMETRPSALPEICSPVEVASRVGVNPFLCAHWTWLWPTSLLRKNGILNGENMRTGEDIYLLARVFFLINRVVWIDDVVYYWIKRTDSLSTTMYTPEHYGNYFAICDIFYKEATKRDQVALADMFFNEYLLTYPGHLLMQISQGKSTEQDAREVIRQMAQVAHDHGVFARCLEVIKKNPLRYPGIHRLHHILTSNAPSAIQRLADSQASLAPLMREVQYRAIRAQGWSQELVIDKFDTESELLRVRYMFCDNRPTEVILWGDDERTPAYAKNRTVHVDNHFTIFERILWLALPSEAGAQLRLLIAGQETSLHHTGPEIRAAFAPRPLDDTHFPPDVRALRRLVTSPVIQRKFKDAWLFIDRDTEADDNAEHLYRWVRREHPEVNAWFVLNQDSHDWERLEQEGFRLIAHGSVEHGALFLLSRKLISSQRDRYIFAPLEEQYFRDFPKPQFICLAHGVIKDDMSPWLNTVPCDIFISSTHDEARSISGDGSPYLITAKEQRVTGLARHDRLLQPCKKENILFVMPTWRADLVGKWDGKGQRRERNPNFLSSSYIATWKDVLEDPRLKSLLERYGYQVVFFSHPGFSDYLEEMPFPSFVQKLSKSHGSVGETLRISKIMITDFSSVAFDMAYMHKPVIYYQHEEKAAYIKSQAWASGYFNYHEMGFGPVCHDKQTLFAHLEEALKADGQMQPPYLQRAEKTFAYHDAGCCQRIFEAITVKVPPQGRPDAAMSL; encoded by the coding sequence ATGACAGCGGTTACAGTCGTTGTTCCTGTCTATAATGCTGAAATGTGGATACCTCGATTCATAGACTGCATGCAGCGCCAAGTGTTCAAAGATTTTGAAGTGCTCATGATCGACGACGGCTCAACGGACAACAGCGTCGCTTTAATGTTAAATATTGCTTCAATTGATTCACGCTTCAAGATTATTCAACTTCCTGACAATCGCGGCTGCGGCGAGGCGCGCAATATTGGCATTGCTTCGGCAAAGGGAGAAACTCTCTGTTTCGCCGACCCTGACGATTTTTTGCCGGAAAACTCCCTTGAAGTTCGCTATGCCGCTTACAAAAAACATCGCGCCGTAGTCCGCGCCTGCCATCACGAGGTCATGGACGACGGAACCATCCGCAATATGGAGACAAGGCCATCTGCACTTCCGGAAATCTGCTCGCCGGTTGAAGTGGCTTCACGCGTGGGCGTCAACCCGTTTCTTTGCGCGCACTGGACATGGCTGTGGCCAACCAGTTTGCTGCGAAAAAATGGAATTCTAAACGGCGAAAACATGCGCACCGGCGAGGATATTTATCTGCTCGCGCGGGTCTTTTTTCTGATAAATCGGGTGGTATGGATAGACGATGTCGTCTATTACTGGATAAAACGCACCGATTCACTTTCGACAACGATGTATACCCCGGAACACTACGGGAACTACTTTGCTATTTGCGATATATTTTACAAAGAAGCTACCAAGCGGGATCAAGTTGCCCTCGCAGACATGTTTTTCAATGAATATCTACTTACCTACCCAGGCCATCTGCTTATGCAGATAAGCCAGGGCAAGAGCACCGAGCAGGACGCGCGCGAAGTGATCAGACAGATGGCTCAGGTCGCTCATGATCATGGGGTCTTTGCCCGTTGCTTGGAAGTCATCAAGAAAAATCCGCTGCGCTATCCGGGAATACATCGCCTGCATCATATCCTGACCAGCAACGCCCCTTCAGCCATTCAACGACTCGCCGACTCCCAAGCGTCGCTTGCTCCGCTTATGCGTGAAGTCCAATACCGCGCAATACGGGCCCAGGGATGGAGTCAAGAGTTGGTGATCGACAAGTTCGACACGGAAAGCGAGTTGTTGCGGGTACGTTATATGTTCTGCGACAACCGCCCGACAGAAGTCATCCTTTGGGGCGATGACGAGCGTACGCCGGCATACGCCAAAAACCGCACAGTGCATGTGGATAACCATTTTACCATTTTTGAGCGGATCCTCTGGCTTGCCCTGCCCTCGGAGGCTGGCGCGCAACTCCGCCTTCTCATTGCCGGGCAGGAAACGTCCTTGCACCACACCGGGCCGGAAATCCGCGCGGCCTTCGCGCCACGGCCTCTGGACGATACGCATTTCCCCCCTGACGTCCGCGCGCTTCGTCGTCTTGTGACGTCTCCTGTCATTCAGCGGAAGTTCAAGGACGCGTGGCTGTTCATTGACAGGGATACAGAAGCCGACGACAATGCCGAGCATCTGTATCGTTGGGTCCGCCGAGAGCATCCGGAGGTCAATGCCTGGTTCGTTCTCAACCAGGATTCCCATGACTGGGAGCGCCTGGAACAAGAAGGATTCCGTCTCATCGCCCATGGCAGCGTTGAGCATGGCGCGTTGTTTCTCTTGAGCCGCAAACTCATTTCCAGTCAGAGGGATCGCTATATTTTCGCGCCGCTTGAGGAACAATATTTCAGAGATTTCCCAAAGCCGCAATTTATTTGCCTAGCCCATGGCGTGATCAAGGACGATATGTCGCCATGGTTGAATACCGTCCCCTGCGACATATTTATCAGCTCAACGCATGATGAAGCGCGATCCATCAGCGGCGACGGCTCGCCTTACCTTATTACCGCGAAAGAACAGCGCGTAACGGGCTTGGCGCGTCACGACCGGTTGCTGCAGCCATGCAAAAAGGAAAACATCCTTTTTGTCATGCCGACATGGCGAGCGGACCTGGTGGGCAAATGGGACGGCAAAGGGCAACGTCGAGAAAGAAATCCAAACTTTCTATCGTCCAGCTATATCGCAACCTGGAAAGATGTTTTGGAAGATCCACGTCTGAAAAGTCTTCTTGAACGTTATGGCTACCAAGTCGTTTTTTTCTCCCACCCTGGGTTTTCGGATTATCTCGAGGAAATGCCCTTCCCTTCTTTTGTGCAAAAGCTCTCCAAGAGCCACGGTTCCGTGGGCGAAACCCTACGCATCAGCAAGATCATGATCACAGACTTTTCTTCCGTGGCCTTTGACATGGCGTATATGCACAAACCGGTCATCTATTATCAACACGAGGAGAAGGCCGCCTACATTAAAAGCCAGGCCTGGGCCAGCGGATATTTTAACTATCACGAGATGGGTTTTGGGCCGGTTTGTCATGACAAACAAACGCTTTTTGCGCATCTGGAAGAAGCTCTTAAAGCGGATGGGCAGATGCAGCCCCCCTACCTTCAGCGGGCGGAGAAAACATTTGCCTATCATGACGCCGGCTGCTGCCAACGTATATTTGAAGCGATCACGGTGAAAGTTCCTCCGCAAGGCAGGCCAGACGCGGCCATGAGCCTGTGA
- a CDS encoding glycosyltransferase: MPQKNVLQGLFSLLRELNLSLLTLRLEPLPQPVFLMLRERTAELYASMRRSAQKTHKRKRQAKARGWQEPLESLKQTLAATHVLLRQLRDLRRDIDLDLSNAEGCIRYNDFPGMMQTIKQRLRTIGADVEKKMSTAPPAHVFKHKADALKDVTRHMGQLTKVVAELNRWADKKTAVHCTALDAIFTRLETDSTLISVNKDVTLELRGIAYNSILASGLFDESFYLSQLPEYAKDIRDGLKNYLTQELDASPCRFFSNTYYREKSNFVQMLRYNPLEHFARYGESMRLSPGPELDVIFYLKNNEDILNAGISPYRHFAHHGVNEGRQPSAHAGGFLSREYMNTAGGRLAFVGEPEDGERLAWEALRRQCLKRDHGHAVSIPVAEWCALEEDVDGFVVGAAALAVLDEKRLSALARSGASLVYLGGNPQDDLQGLLGQSILPLTRICAVTNAYERFLRWQEGEAPIRLLYYPFENMEDSLPLANAMLSKLARREAFSLRRFVQPAPNDDGTPKPVISVVSIIYKKPDEMLAFLESINRQDLVRPYEVVLVDDASPDDTVDRVQAWLTEKKASGLLNCRMDVRILRNTANSGNCISRNKGIEAARSDIILVADGDMVFGVSNLSEHVWAYRFGDCDAVLGFFRFDLNKAFVFDWLAACEIDEEIVKTKLVNLEGLISAHGRMQFISHSIFNFITKNVSFKKSLFKNEYFDPAFSYSAKPDSGYGVEDQEFGAKIYFAGGKIRFVERAIAMHILHADNSYNDSRAMAMLRNWEKLLVKHPDLVLVDRQYYQQKTVEFLHRTASRQETPEHVAARARYAAPDRANVTVHVSRPLRILTYAWDADSQYDLFKMGRSAFVLATNIGTRHCDQWDYDQRPLPRNVRLAPLEAVKPDEYDLAILPFDGHVLQPAPGKAPADWGNAFFTMLEVTKDIPRVALCHGAPPRAAGDLADADRAMDEAVPGSREALRDLLGDIHVVCASHQAQREWGFARSSVIWHGFWPVEFPPGKHSRDCLTLPRQAFEDSPLVHGEAVRRRVAELLGNKHVLEYAAPPPPHPGYAVGSQELAMAQFQNDVEYLGDFALYFNPTRHCPMPRVRGEAMMTGTIPVSLRNHDVDMFIQNGVNGFYGDSPEELAEQLRWLWEHEKERREISRKARLTALDVFNIDRYLAAWSELLRQVT, encoded by the coding sequence ATGCCTCAAAAGAACGTCCTCCAGGGGTTGTTCTCCCTTTTGCGCGAACTCAATTTGAGCCTTTTGACCCTTCGCTTGGAACCGCTTCCCCAGCCTGTTTTTCTCATGTTGCGGGAAAGAACCGCGGAACTCTACGCGTCCATGCGCCGTAGCGCGCAAAAAACGCACAAGCGCAAACGCCAGGCTAAAGCCAGGGGATGGCAAGAACCACTGGAGAGCCTGAAACAAACCCTCGCGGCGACACATGTCCTCTTGAGACAACTTCGCGATCTTCGGCGCGACATTGACCTGGATCTGTCCAACGCCGAGGGATGCATTCGGTATAATGATTTTCCAGGGATGATGCAGACTATCAAGCAACGTTTGCGGACCATCGGTGCAGACGTTGAAAAAAAAATGAGCACGGCGCCGCCTGCCCACGTCTTTAAACACAAAGCGGATGCGCTCAAAGACGTTACGCGCCACATGGGGCAACTGACAAAGGTCGTGGCCGAGTTGAACCGATGGGCCGACAAAAAAACAGCTGTCCATTGCACAGCTCTTGACGCCATATTTACACGCCTCGAAACAGACTCGACCTTGATCAGCGTCAATAAAGACGTTACACTGGAATTGCGCGGCATCGCCTATAACAGTATTCTCGCATCTGGACTTTTTGACGAATCTTTTTATTTGTCGCAACTACCTGAATACGCCAAAGACATTCGGGACGGTCTCAAAAATTACCTGACGCAGGAGCTCGACGCGTCGCCATGTCGTTTTTTCAGCAATACATACTATAGAGAAAAATCAAACTTTGTTCAAATGCTTCGTTATAATCCCCTTGAACACTTTGCTCGATACGGCGAATCCATGCGACTGAGTCCTGGCCCGGAGTTGGACGTCATTTTCTACTTGAAAAACAATGAAGACATTCTCAATGCGGGAATCTCGCCCTACCGGCACTTTGCGCACCATGGGGTGAACGAAGGCCGCCAGCCTTCCGCTCATGCCGGCGGTTTTCTCAGCCGAGAATACATGAACACCGCCGGCGGCCGGCTGGCCTTTGTCGGCGAACCTGAAGACGGCGAGCGATTGGCCTGGGAGGCGCTGCGTAGACAGTGCCTCAAAAGAGACCACGGACACGCCGTATCCATTCCTGTTGCAGAATGGTGTGCCCTTGAGGAAGACGTTGACGGCTTTGTGGTGGGGGCTGCCGCCCTTGCCGTTCTCGATGAAAAGCGATTGTCCGCCCTTGCCCGGAGCGGAGCATCGCTTGTCTACCTTGGCGGAAACCCTCAAGACGATTTGCAGGGACTCCTTGGCCAAAGCATTTTGCCCCTGACCAGGATTTGCGCCGTCACGAATGCTTATGAGCGTTTTTTGCGTTGGCAGGAAGGCGAGGCGCCAATCAGGCTCCTCTATTACCCGTTTGAAAATATGGAAGACTCCTTGCCTCTGGCCAATGCCATGCTTTCAAAGCTTGCCCGCCGTGAAGCATTTTCCTTGCGCCGTTTTGTGCAGCCGGCCCCAAACGACGACGGCACGCCCAAGCCCGTCATCAGCGTGGTGAGCATCATTTATAAAAAGCCCGACGAAATGTTGGCTTTTTTGGAATCCATCAACAGACAAGACCTCGTGCGTCCCTATGAAGTTGTTCTCGTGGACGACGCTTCCCCTGACGACACGGTGGATCGAGTCCAAGCCTGGCTCACGGAAAAAAAAGCCTCCGGCTTGCTCAATTGCCGTATGGATGTCCGCATCCTGCGCAACACGGCCAACTCCGGCAACTGCATTTCACGAAATAAAGGCATCGAGGCGGCGCGCTCCGACATCATACTCGTGGCCGACGGCGACATGGTCTTTGGCGTATCCAATCTGAGCGAGCATGTCTGGGCGTATCGATTTGGCGATTGCGACGCCGTGCTTGGATTTTTCCGGTTTGATTTGAACAAGGCGTTTGTTTTTGATTGGCTCGCCGCATGTGAAATCGACGAAGAGATTGTCAAAACAAAGTTAGTCAATCTTGAGGGGCTGATATCAGCTCACGGAAGAATGCAATTTATTAGTCATAGTATTTTTAATTTTATAACTAAGAACGTTTCTTTCAAGAAAAGCTTGTTTAAGAATGAGTACTTTGATCCTGCATTTAGTTACTCGGCCAAACCAGATTCTGGATATGGCGTAGAGGATCAGGAGTTTGGCGCAAAAATATATTTCGCCGGGGGAAAAATCCGCTTTGTCGAGCGCGCCATCGCCATGCATATTCTCCATGCCGACAATTCTTATAATGACAGTAGGGCGATGGCCATGTTGCGCAATTGGGAGAAGCTTCTCGTCAAGCATCCTGATCTCGTCCTCGTGGACCGTCAGTACTACCAACAAAAAACCGTGGAATTTTTGCATCGGACCGCGTCCAGACAAGAAACGCCGGAGCATGTCGCCGCTCGTGCTCGGTATGCGGCCCCGGACAGGGCCAACGTGACGGTTCATGTTTCTCGACCGCTGCGCATCTTGACGTATGCTTGGGACGCCGACTCCCAGTACGATTTGTTTAAAATGGGGAGGTCCGCGTTTGTTCTGGCGACCAACATCGGCACGCGGCATTGCGATCAATGGGACTACGACCAGCGGCCTTTGCCCCGAAACGTCCGTCTCGCGCCGCTTGAGGCCGTCAAACCGGACGAATACGATTTGGCGATCCTCCCCTTTGACGGGCACGTGCTGCAGCCTGCGCCGGGCAAGGCCCCCGCGGACTGGGGCAACGCCTTTTTCACCATGTTGGAAGTCACAAAAGATATCCCCAGGGTCGCGTTGTGTCATGGCGCGCCGCCAAGAGCTGCCGGCGATTTGGCGGACGCCGATCGCGCCATGGACGAGGCGGTCCCGGGCAGCCGAGAAGCGTTGCGGGACCTGCTGGGCGATATCCACGTGGTCTGCGCCTCGCATCAGGCCCAAAGGGAATGGGGCTTCGCCAGGTCGTCCGTCATCTGGCACGGCTTTTGGCCCGTGGAATTTCCGCCGGGCAAGCACAGTCGGGATTGTCTCACCTTGCCGCGTCAGGCCTTTGAGGACAGTCCCCTTGTCCATGGCGAGGCGGTACGTCGGCGCGTGGCGGAGCTTTTGGGCAATAAGCATGTTTTGGAATACGCCGCGCCGCCGCCGCCGCATCCAGGCTATGCGGTTGGATCCCAAGAGCTGGCCATGGCGCAATTTCAAAACGATGTCGAATATCTTGGCGACTTCGCCCTATATTTTAATCCTACGCGCCATTGCCCCATGCCCCGCGTGCGAGGCGAGGCCATGATGACCGGGACCATTCCGGTTTCGCTGCGAAATCACGATGTGGACATGTTCATCCAAAACGGGGTGAACGGATTTTATGGCGACAGCCCCGAAGAGTTGGCGGAGCAACTGCGGTGGCTTTGGGAGCATGAGAAGGAACGGCGCGAAATCAGCCGCAAGGCTCGGCTCACGGCACTGGATGTCTTTAACATCGATCGATATCTCGCGGCCTGGAGCGAGTTGCTCAGGCAAGTGACGTGA
- a CDS encoding glycosyltransferase family protein codes for MNPHTPTFKLAFAVTEVGPDVAAGDYFTALELGAALRKLMRWEVVWLPRDQWYETGDANALIAMTDHYDPTRLGAKAANLVKICWMRNWFDRWAGKPHFNLWDIRLCSSQQAADHIERTYGFACQVLRIAANHVRFRPRPEEKLYDYVFTGSYWDAPRDIERIDPEAIGLRFALFGKNWENHPQFKKYYKGFAPYHAMPRIYNQSLLLVDDANSVTKQWGSVNSRVFDALASGTLVITNSATASAEAFEGRLPVYDSPEDLREKLTQYLGDDRLYAQTLDALRQGVLARHTYAIRAQELAKIILGRLRAGQGPPQPHSVPGPRASQDEPARRRSLLVSIIIPVFNQAHFTEPCLRALFHNTPDVCEVIVVDNGSTDDTARLLERWQGRVRVLRNATNQGFARACNWGAAVASAPYLLFLNNDTEVQPGWLPPLLAMAARPSVGAVGGRLLFPDGSIQHAGVVVVERRGHVSLLPRHAFMGEAPELAVPRQATLMQVVTGACMLVNAACFWDAGGFDTAYWNGCEDVDLCFKLAQLDKKVVYEPASVVIHHEGKSGRERSVGIHTNNARLRSRWEGLIAPDLIDVDGQVVPAEGLERRMREGGDLAPDAAYGEAIVAWWKRYRQRFSPAPDARPCRPQGARIAIRVCAPSRTSAFWGDTACGDELARAFARLGHRADVLFKDEWSRGGHDLAIHIRGAYRHYPRPGTKNLLWIISHPQLITKEELDSYDLVLCASMMFMRQIEPITATPCRCLPLAASSACVGGGASRTPESLDLLFVGDNSGPNRRRIVRDVLDAGYGASLGVVGEGWAGRLPESTALEERLPLEGLPRLLGMARIHLNEHAPAMARDGFINHQTFDLGALGLFQISNAVPGIEALGVVTYADPMDLRHKIDYYLHNEAARKEIAACSFERCAVETFDARARTILELAAG; via the coding sequence ATGAATCCTCACACGCCGACATTCAAGCTGGCCTTTGCCGTCACCGAGGTCGGTCCCGACGTGGCGGCCGGGGACTATTTCACCGCCTTGGAACTGGGGGCGGCCCTGCGCAAGCTTATGCGCTGGGAAGTGGTCTGGCTGCCCCGCGACCAGTGGTACGAGACCGGGGACGCCAACGCCCTGATCGCCATGACCGACCATTACGATCCGACCCGGCTTGGCGCAAAGGCGGCGAATCTGGTCAAGATTTGCTGGATGCGCAATTGGTTCGACCGCTGGGCCGGCAAGCCGCACTTCAACCTGTGGGACATCCGGCTGTGCTCCTCCCAACAGGCGGCTGACCACATCGAACGCACCTACGGGTTCGCGTGTCAGGTCCTTCGTATCGCCGCCAACCACGTTCGTTTTCGTCCCCGGCCCGAGGAAAAGCTGTACGACTACGTCTTCACCGGCAGCTACTGGGACGCGCCCAGGGACATTGAGCGGATTGACCCGGAAGCCATCGGCCTGCGCTTCGCCCTGTTCGGCAAGAACTGGGAGAATCATCCCCAGTTCAAGAAGTATTATAAGGGGTTCGCCCCTTACCACGCCATGCCCCGGATCTACAACCAATCCCTGCTGCTGGTGGACGACGCCAACAGCGTGACCAAGCAGTGGGGTTCGGTCAACAGCCGGGTGTTCGATGCCCTGGCCTCGGGAACCCTGGTCATCACCAACAGCGCCACCGCTTCCGCCGAGGCGTTCGAGGGCCGGTTGCCGGTCTACGATTCCCCCGAAGATCTGCGCGAAAAGCTCACGCAATACCTGGGCGACGACCGCCTTTACGCGCAAACCCTGGACGCCTTGCGCCAGGGCGTGCTTGCGCGCCACACCTACGCCATCCGCGCCCAGGAACTGGCCAAGATCATCCTTGGCCGGCTACGGGCTGGCCAAGGTCCGCCCCAGCCCCATAGCGTCCCAGGTCCCAGGGCGTCCCAGGACGAGCCGGCTAGACGACGGTCCCTGCTTGTCTCCATTATCATCCCGGTCTTCAATCAGGCGCATTTCACGGAGCCTTGTCTCAGAGCCCTGTTTCACAACACGCCCGATGTCTGCGAAGTCATCGTGGTGGACAACGGCTCGACGGACGACACGGCCCGGCTGCTCGAACGCTGGCAGGGGCGCGTGCGGGTCCTTCGCAATGCGACAAACCAAGGCTTCGCCCGCGCCTGCAACTGGGGCGCGGCGGTCGCGAGCGCGCCCTATCTGCTGTTTCTCAACAACGACACCGAGGTGCAGCCCGGCTGGCTGCCGCCGCTGCTGGCCATGGCGGCCCGGCCGTCTGTCGGCGCCGTGGGGGGCCGTCTGCTGTTTCCCGACGGCTCCATCCAACACGCCGGCGTGGTCGTCGTGGAACGTCGTGGACACGTCTCCTTGCTGCCCCGGCATGCCTTCATGGGCGAAGCCCCGGAATTGGCCGTTCCCCGTCAGGCCACGCTCATGCAGGTCGTCACCGGGGCCTGCATGTTGGTCAACGCGGCTTGCTTTTGGGATGCGGGCGGATTCGACACGGCCTATTGGAACGGCTGCGAGGACGTGGATTTGTGCTTCAAGCTGGCCCAGCTCGACAAGAAAGTCGTTTATGAACCGGCAAGCGTGGTGATCCATCACGAAGGCAAAAGCGGCCGGGAACGCTCCGTGGGCATTCACACCAACAACGCGCGGCTGCGCAGCCGCTGGGAAGGGCTGATCGCGCCGGACCTGATCGATGTGGACGGCCAGGTCGTGCCGGCTGAAGGGCTGGAGCGCCGGATGCGGGAAGGGGGAGACCTGGCCCCGGACGCCGCCTACGGCGAGGCCATCGTGGCCTGGTGGAAGCGCTATCGCCAACGGTTTTCTCCCGCCCCAGACGCCCGGCCCTGCCGGCCCCAAGGCGCGCGCATCGCCATTCGTGTTTGCGCGCCCTCCCGGACAAGCGCCTTCTGGGGCGATACGGCCTGCGGCGACGAGCTGGCCCGGGCCTTTGCCCGGCTCGGCCACCGAGCCGACGTGCTGTTCAAGGACGAGTGGTCGCGTGGCGGGCATGACCTGGCCATCCACATCCGGGGCGCCTACCGCCATTATCCGCGGCCCGGAACCAAAAACCTCCTCTGGATCATCAGCCATCCTCAATTGATCACCAAGGAGGAGCTCGACAGCTACGACCTTGTCCTGTGCGCCTCGATGATGTTCATGCGGCAGATCGAGCCGATCACCGCCACCCCGTGCCGCTGTCTGCCCTTGGCGGCCTCCTCCGCCTGCGTTGGCGGGGGAGCGTCGCGGACGCCGGAAAGCCTGGACCTGCTTTTTGTGGGCGACAATTCCGGGCCAAACCGGCGACGGATCGTGCGGGATGTGCTGGACGCCGGCTACGGGGCGTCCCTTGGGGTCGTCGGCGAAGGCTGGGCCGGACGGCTGCCCGAGTCCACGGCGCTTGAGGAGCGCCTCCCCCTGGAAGGGCTGCCGCGTTTGCTCGGCATGGCCCGCATTCACTTAAACGAACATGCTCCAGCCATGGCCCGGGACGGATTCATCAACCACCAAACCTTCGATCTCGGCGCGCTGGGGCTGTTTCAGATCAGCAACGCGGTACCCGGCATCGAAGCGCTCGGGGTCGTCACCTATGCCGACCCGATGGATTTGCGGCACAAGATCGACTATTATTTGCACAACGAGGCCGCGCGCAAGGAAATCGCCGCGTGCTCCTTCGAGCGCTGCGCGGTCGAAACCTTTGACGCCAGGGCCAGAACAATTTTGGAGCTGGCGGCGGGCTGA